A genomic stretch from Erigeron canadensis isolate Cc75 chromosome 9, C_canadensis_v1, whole genome shotgun sequence includes:
- the LOC122581206 gene encoding cell surface antigen I/II-like, which produces MGFSSVYRVLQEVFPQVDSRILRAVAIEHSKDADTAVEVVLVEIIPSLSEQSFAVRSSNTSTSSLSLTEDGGKTGQVESSMNHVVIKPSPTEQLTEVRLSSVYGSLSGAMEVNEGSSGQQNSPTALEPETWGHLEKSSYHDASDTEVDSVNSGGLSVYKRRSCDNLDQGSVKYDGDNVALFGESSGDKAGVSGSVQEEESLHLGTTAPSAKFDKHINLDVGTLTLVTPGSNCEMNVAVPKESDPSCSSGTASEKDAFGIHNVNSEDESAMSSMLAGSEEECNSEFLEEIVEDAKNNKKTLNMAMNSFVDLIKEVESKENAVEQAKEEANRGCSDIIAKADEVKQALLRAKEANDMHAGEVHAEKAILATELKELQLRLLTLSDDRNKYLGILDEMRRAYEIRLAKALEELAAAEEYKLEKEKSAREALAYQELQMEKVVEESIKLKREAEENSKLQEFLMDRGRTIDILQGEFSVKFQDILLLKEKFDQGIPLSRSLSSSQHSSILASSSSSLRSTVTPIETEPESETYKAPKRSAELGDSYEFFERSLNSEVAPPSPKSPIEKVDGFPFGEAKKIGKVPVDDGWELFESDDFLLR; this is translated from the exons ATGGGGTTCAGTTCAGTTTACAGGGTATTACAAGAGGTTTTTCCACAG GTTGATTCTCGTATACTTAGAGCTGTGGCTATTGAGCATTCTAAGGATGCCGATACAGCAGTGGAGGTTGTTCTTGTTGAGATTATCCCTTCTCTCTCTGAACAATCTTTTGCAGTTAGGTCTTCCAATACGAGCACGAGTTCACTCAGTCTCACTGAAG ATGGTGGCAAAACTGGGCAAGTTGAGTCAAGTATGAATCACGTAGTAATTAAACCAAGTCCTACTGAGCAATTAACTGAAGTTCGTCTTTCGAGCGTTTATGGAAGTTTATCTGGTGCGATGGAAG TAAATGAGGGTTCATCTGGTCAACAAAATAGTCCCACAGCTCTAGAGCCTGAAACTTGGGGACACCTTGAAAAATCTTCTTATCATGATGCAAGTGACACTGAAGTTGATTCTGTTAATTCTGGCGGTCTTTCAGTTTACAAGAGGCGTTCTTGTGATAATCTTGATCAAGGATCTGTTAAATATGATGGTGACAATGTTGCATTGTTTGGTGAGTCTTCAGGAGACAAGGCTGGAGTTTCTGGATCAGTTCAAGAGGAAGAAAGCCTTCATTTAGGAACAACTGCACCTAGTGCCAAATTTGATAAACACATAAATTTAGATGTTGGTACTTTAACATTAGTTACTCCTGGAAGCAACTGTGAGATGAATGTAGCTGTTCCTAAAGAATCAGATCCTAGCTGCTCATCAGGAACTGCCTCCGAAAAAGATGCTTTTGGAATCCATAATGTTAATTCAGAGGATGAGTCTGCTATGTCTTCCATGCTTGCTGGTTCCGAAGAGGAATGTAACTCTGAATTTCTCGAGGAAATTGTTGAAGATGCCAAGAACAACAAG AAAACCCTCAATATGGCTATGAACTCATTTGTTGACCTCATAAAAGAGGTAGAATCTAAAGAGAACGCCGTCGAACAAGCAAAAGAGGAAGCTAATAGGGGTTGCTCAGATATTATTGCAAAGGCGGATGAGGTTAAACAAGCACTTCTAAGAGCCAAAGAGGCAAATGATATG cATGCTGGAGAAGTACATGCAGAGAAGGCCATTCTAGCAACAGAATTGAAGGAGCTTCAGCTGCGCTTGCTCACATTATCAGATGATAGAAACAAGTATCTTGGAATTCTTGACGAG ATGCGTAGAGCTTATGAGATTAGACTGGCCAAGGCATTAGAAGAACTTGCAGCAGCAGAGGAATACAAGCTGGAAAAAGAAAAGTCTGCTAGAGAAGCACTTGCGTATCAAGAACTCCAAATGGAGAAAGTGGTTGAAGAATCCATAAAACTGAAGCGAGAAGCAGAAGAGAATTCCAAG TTGCAAGAATTTCTTATGGATCGAGGCCGCACTATTGATATCTTACA AGGTGAGTTCTCTGTAAAGTTCCAGGATATCTTGCTGCTTAAAGAGAAGTTTGACCAAGGAATCCCGCTATCCCGCTCACTATCTTCTAGCCAACATTCCTCAATCTTAGCATCTTCAAGTTCATCACTTAGAAGTACCGTCACACCCATTGAGACTGAGCCAGAGTCGGAGACATATAAAGCCCCAAAGAGGAGTGCAGAGCTTGGGGATTCTTATGAATTTTTCGAAAGGAGTTTAAACTCGGAGGTAGCTCCTCCATCCCCCAAGTCTCCAATAGAAAAAGTtgatggttttccatttggagAAGCAAAAAAGATTGGCAAGGTGCCTGTTGATGACGGATGGGAGCTTTTCGAAAGTGATGACTTTTTGCTTAGATAA